The following coding sequences lie in one Mycobacterium sp. Z3061 genomic window:
- a CDS encoding DUF4226 domain-containing protein, translated as MTTYQDLVDTMRLIQERTGDPLAWMAGLTPDERIAAVSPPTSGTQLAEILVKIRRQHPDLFPPTNSPAPPDRADGDAAKAIADAEAALAHQNSMTSQLDLQVVSAILNAHLTTVEGRDALTKLQHEIETAVATRSDLDTPAGARDFQRWLIGKLRDIREVVATASLDDTSKSALMAAWTSLYNASENAAETSAGRRPVPEPTSPIGHAGDRQPVPAAAADPLLDSLLLDDPGSAPAAAPGPSPTAVSPPTTPPSAGGGASPAGSSPPALGLPTGLTLPNLPAGSGRDGRSLNDGLWDDDRIDRESADEDEHDHHDDDHRNAEPHDPSGQHEAPPAGPTTVTLPTGETVTAASPQLAAAIQAAAGGTPIAEAFQQQGITIPPPGTAVSAPLDPSRVEPGDIGMFSDRHALALGRSKALLDGQIQHISTVTGPSFLGWEHPPAPASQATAPATETPSPTRPSATA; from the coding sequence CGATGCGACTCATTCAGGAGCGCACCGGCGACCCGTTGGCATGGATGGCCGGGTTGACGCCCGACGAGCGGATCGCCGCGGTATCGCCTCCGACGAGCGGGACACAGCTGGCCGAGATCCTGGTCAAGATCCGTCGGCAACACCCGGACCTGTTCCCCCCGACGAATTCGCCGGCGCCGCCGGATCGCGCCGACGGCGATGCTGCCAAGGCCATCGCGGATGCGGAAGCCGCTCTGGCGCACCAAAATTCCATGACATCTCAGCTGGACCTTCAGGTGGTTTCGGCAATCCTGAACGCCCACCTGACCACGGTGGAGGGCCGCGACGCACTCACCAAACTGCAGCACGAGATCGAGACCGCCGTCGCAACGCGCTCAGATCTCGACACCCCGGCCGGCGCAAGGGATTTCCAGCGGTGGCTGATCGGCAAACTCAGGGATATCCGCGAGGTGGTCGCGACCGCGAGCCTGGACGACACGTCCAAGTCGGCCTTGATGGCGGCGTGGACGTCGCTGTACAACGCGTCCGAGAACGCGGCGGAGACATCCGCCGGACGGCGGCCGGTGCCGGAACCGACATCGCCGATCGGGCACGCCGGGGACCGACAGCCGGTGCCGGCCGCCGCGGCGGACCCGTTGCTGGACTCGTTGCTGCTCGATGACCCCGGGTCGGCGCCGGCCGCCGCGCCCGGTCCCTCGCCTACGGCGGTATCACCCCCGACGACTCCACCCAGTGCGGGCGGTGGAGCATCCCCGGCGGGCTCGTCGCCCCCGGCGCTGGGCCTACCAACTGGGTTAACGCTGCCGAATCTGCCGGCCGGCAGCGGTCGCGACGGGCGATCGCTCAACGACGGGCTCTGGGATGACGACCGGATTGATCGAGAATCCGCGGATGAGGACGAACACGACCATCACGACGACGACCATCGGAACGCGGAGCCGCACGATCCCTCGGGGCAGCATGAGGCGCCGCCGGCAGGTCCGACGACGGTGACGTTGCCGACCGGCGAGACGGTGACCGCTGCCAGCCCGCAACTGGCCGCGGCGATCCAGGCCGCGGCCGGCGGCACCCCGATCGCCGAGGCATTCCAGCAGCAGGGCATCACAATTCCCCCTCCGGGCACCGCAGTCAGCGCTCCCCTGGACCCGTCGCGTGTCGAGCCGGGCGACATCGGCATGTTCAGCGATCGGCACGCGCTGGCCCTCGGACGCAGCAAGGCGCTGCTCGACGGCCAGATTCAACACATTTCGACCGTGACCGGGCCGAGCTTCCTAGGCTGGGAGCACCCGCCGGCGCCGGCGAGTCAGGCGACAGCACCAGCTACCGAGACACCGTCACCGACCCGGCCGTCAGCCACGGCCTAG
- a CDS encoding ESX-1 secretion-associated protein, whose product MADRIHVVPADLREAAAHHQQASEQLRALPASHAAIQESLDSLGPIYSELREAGRELLELRRQCYEQQADDHADIAQHLHTSAALWEQHEQEAADKLGGILDR is encoded by the coding sequence ATGGCAGACCGAATTCATGTGGTGCCGGCGGATTTGCGGGAAGCCGCCGCCCATCACCAGCAGGCCTCCGAGCAACTTCGGGCCCTGCCCGCGTCGCATGCGGCGATTCAGGAGAGCCTGGATTCTCTTGGGCCGATCTACAGCGAACTGCGCGAGGCCGGACGGGAACTGCTCGAACTCAGGCGGCAGTGCTACGAGCAACAGGCAGACGACCATGCCGACATCGCCCAGCATCTCCACACCTCGGCGGCGCTGTGGGAGCAGCACGAACAAGAGGCAGCCGACAAGCTCGGCGGCATCCTCGATCGATGA